Proteins encoded together in one Catellatospora citrea window:
- a CDS encoding 1-phosphofructokinase family hexose kinase, with the protein MILTVTPNAALDVTYQVDALTPYATHRVAAVAERAGGKGVNVARVLHGLGTPVLATGLAGGPTGQRLRELLVADDVAEAFLPVTGDARRTVVVADRADATGFWEPGPNVSAAEWSGFTAHFAALLAGVKVVVLSGSLPPGVPATAYAELLALAHAAGAATILDADGDPLRQGLRVQPDLVKPNASELHALTGIRVDGPDAARTAVAALRELGAGDVVASLGGGGLVAVSAQGVWRARLAEPLTGNPTGAGDACVAALARGLLTGQPWPERLRDAVALSAAAVLSPVAGTVDPDVYQRLRTEVIVDAC; encoded by the coding sequence GTGATCCTCACCGTGACCCCGAACGCCGCCCTGGACGTCACCTATCAGGTCGACGCGCTGACCCCGTACGCGACGCACCGGGTCGCGGCGGTGGCCGAGCGCGCCGGCGGCAAGGGCGTCAACGTGGCCCGGGTGCTGCACGGACTCGGCACCCCGGTGCTGGCCACCGGCCTGGCCGGCGGACCCACCGGGCAGCGGCTGCGCGAGCTGCTCGTCGCCGACGACGTCGCCGAGGCGTTCCTGCCGGTGACCGGCGACGCCCGGCGCACCGTCGTCGTCGCCGACCGCGCCGACGCCACCGGCTTCTGGGAGCCCGGCCCGAACGTGTCCGCCGCCGAATGGTCGGGGTTCACCGCGCACTTCGCCGCGCTGCTGGCCGGGGTCAAGGTCGTCGTGCTGTCCGGCTCGCTGCCGCCGGGCGTGCCCGCGACGGCGTACGCGGAACTGCTCGCCCTGGCCCACGCGGCCGGCGCCGCCACGATCCTCGACGCCGACGGCGACCCGCTGCGCCAGGGTCTGCGGGTGCAACCCGACCTGGTCAAACCCAACGCGTCCGAACTGCACGCGCTCACCGGCATCCGCGTCGACGGCCCCGACGCGGCCCGCACCGCTGTCGCGGCGCTGCGCGAGCTCGGCGCGGGCGACGTGGTCGCGTCACTGGGCGGCGGCGGCCTGGTCGCGGTCAGCGCGCAGGGCGTATGGCGCGCCCGGCTCGCCGAGCCGCTGACCGGCAACCCCACCGGTGCGGGCGACGCCTGCGTGGCCGCCCTGGCCCGCGGCCTGCTCACCGGGCAGCCCTGGCCGGAACGGCTGCGCGACGCCGTGGCGCTGTCCGCGGCCGCGGTGCTGTCCCCGGTCGCCGGCACCGTCGACCCCGACGTCTACCAGCGCCTGCGCACCGAGGTCATCGTCGACGCCTGCTGA
- a CDS encoding phosphodiesterase, which translates to MIVIAQVSDTHFDGGARAAERSRRVLAYLAALPHPVDVVLVTGDIADHGRPPEYEQAAKVLAAVPGALTLPGNHDVRAAYRAGLLGELESDGPVNRVAVVGGVTLALCDSTIPGRDDGRLDDETLDWLRGVLTGTDGPVLICMHHPPVELGVPFIDSLRLHDAQPLAELVEQFPNVLAVLCGHAHSPAATTFAGRPLLVAPGVVSRLRLPWEGADPPMDYDAPPGLAFHVLDDDLRLTTHYRFLV; encoded by the coding sequence GTGATCGTCATCGCGCAGGTCAGCGACACCCATTTCGACGGCGGAGCGCGTGCCGCCGAGCGCAGCCGACGGGTGCTGGCCTACCTGGCCGCGCTGCCGCACCCCGTCGACGTCGTGCTGGTCACCGGAGACATCGCCGACCACGGCCGCCCGCCCGAGTACGAGCAGGCCGCGAAGGTCCTCGCCGCCGTGCCCGGCGCGCTGACCCTGCCCGGCAACCACGACGTGCGCGCCGCCTACCGCGCCGGGCTGCTCGGCGAACTCGAGTCAGACGGCCCGGTCAACCGCGTGGCCGTCGTCGGCGGCGTGACCCTGGCGCTGTGCGACTCCACCATCCCGGGCCGCGACGACGGCCGGCTCGACGACGAGACGCTGGACTGGCTGCGCGGTGTGCTCACCGGGACCGACGGCCCGGTGCTGATCTGCATGCACCACCCGCCGGTCGAGCTGGGCGTCCCGTTCATCGACTCGCTGCGCCTGCATGACGCCCAGCCGCTGGCCGAACTCGTCGAGCAGTTCCCGAACGTGCTCGCCGTGCTGTGCGGGCACGCGCACAGCCCGGCCGCGACGACGTTCGCGGGCAGGCCGCTGCTGGTCGCGCCGGGGGTCGTCTCGCGGCTGCGGCTGCCGTGGGAGGGCGCGGACCCGCCGATGGACTACGACGCGCCGCCCGGGCTGGCGTTCCACGTGCTCGACGACGACCTGCGGTTGACGACCCACTACCGGTTCCTGGTCTGA
- a CDS encoding SRPBCC family protein, producing the protein MALAHLAHSWRVDSPPETVFAHLTEPQHYIGLSPLVVEVRDVRRGTDEQGEPVTDYVAVERFRFLKVLRWDNLIRVRLRVVEPGAALRQSVVSPGGVRLEWTVRLAPDGDGTTVDDQMEITMAAPMRGFVTGQARGVQLHRATELTRRMARHG; encoded by the coding sequence ATGGCCCTCGCACACCTCGCCCACTCCTGGCGCGTCGACTCCCCGCCGGAGACCGTCTTCGCGCACCTGACCGAGCCGCAGCACTACATCGGGCTGTCACCGCTGGTCGTCGAGGTGCGCGACGTGCGTCGCGGCACCGACGAGCAGGGCGAGCCGGTGACCGACTACGTCGCCGTCGAACGCTTCCGGTTCCTGAAGGTGCTGCGCTGGGACAACCTGATCCGGGTACGCCTGCGCGTGGTCGAACCCGGCGCGGCGCTGCGCCAGAGCGTGGTCAGCCCCGGCGGGGTGCGACTGGAGTGGACGGTGCGCCTCGCCCCGGACGGCGACGGCACGACCGTGGACGATCAGATGGAGATCACCATGGCCGCGCCGATGCGCGGTTTCGTCACCGGCCAGGCCCGCGGCGTGCAGCTGCACCGGGCCACCGAACTGACCCGCCGCATGGCCCGACACGGCTGA
- a CDS encoding 2'-5' RNA ligase family protein yields MKPFLTGARVWPAGWTRLHVYLLPDLQHDQGLARLVHGCRAAMAPFGFLNPVPDPWLHVTVQPVMGIPAAEIGPGERDKLTARLTEALSEVPAFTLTAGSALASVTVVLADLDGDLPGEPLHTVYTRTRAAISDVLGSEAVAYQAMPGHLTLAYATGSGDSGRVQAALRQVRPGHAALTVREVHLLDVAQDTRAAGYRWTPVARIPLATPPRRT; encoded by the coding sequence ATGAAACCCTTCCTCACCGGCGCACGGGTCTGGCCTGCGGGCTGGACCCGCCTGCACGTGTACCTGCTCCCCGACCTCCAGCACGACCAGGGCCTCGCCCGGCTCGTGCACGGCTGCCGGGCGGCGATGGCCCCGTTCGGCTTCCTCAACCCGGTGCCCGACCCGTGGCTGCACGTCACCGTCCAGCCGGTGATGGGCATCCCCGCCGCCGAGATCGGCCCCGGCGAGCGCGACAAGCTCACCGCCCGGCTCACCGAGGCGCTGTCCGAGGTGCCCGCGTTCACCCTCACCGCCGGCTCCGCGCTGGCCAGCGTCACCGTCGTGCTCGCCGACCTGGACGGCGACCTGCCCGGCGAGCCCCTGCACACGGTGTACACCCGCACCCGGGCCGCGATCTCCGATGTGCTCGGCAGCGAGGCCGTCGCCTACCAGGCCATGCCCGGCCATCTCACGCTCGCCTACGCCACCGGCTCCGGTGACTCCGGCCGGGTGCAGGCCGCGCTGCGCCAGGTGCGCCCCGGCCATGCCGCGCTGACCGTACGCGAGGTGCACCTGCTCGACGTCGCGCAGGACACGCGTGCGGCCGGATACCGGTGGACGCCGGTGGCCCGCATCCCGCTCGCCACGCCGCCGCGTCGAACCTGA
- a CDS encoding VOC family protein, which produces MQRVTGVGGVFLRARDAEVLRAWYATHLGIDVREWGGHTFRWHAGGTTTWTVLEKDADYVDPDQPYMMNFRVDDLDAMLAQLRSAGVRVAEEVEDGEFGRFGWAYDVEDNRFELWQPPRGR; this is translated from the coding sequence ATGCAGCGAGTAACAGGTGTCGGCGGTGTCTTCCTCCGCGCCCGCGATGCCGAAGTCCTGCGGGCCTGGTACGCCACCCACCTCGGCATCGATGTCAGAGAATGGGGTGGGCACACTTTCCGCTGGCACGCGGGCGGCACGACGACCTGGACGGTCCTGGAGAAGGACGCCGACTACGTCGACCCCGACCAGCCGTACATGATGAACTTCCGGGTCGACGACCTCGACGCGATGCTCGCCCAACTGCGCTCCGCCGGGGTCAGGGTCGCCGAGGAGGTCGAGGACGGCGAGTTCGGGCGGTTCGGCTGGGCGTACGACGTCGAGGACAACCGCTTCGAGCTGTGGCAGCCACCGCGCGGCCGATGA
- a CDS encoding aldehyde dehydrogenase family protein yields MLRSMIDGGPVPAGARVLDSRNPADLDDVVAQVVLADPATITAAARSAHAAQRAWADVPAPVRGQVVANIGALVEANAEALARLVTREIGKPLAESRGEVQEIVDTCRFFLGEGRRLYGQTVPSEMPDKQLFTFREPVGTAMIITAGNFPVAVPSWYLVPALLCGNTVVWKPALYAAAAADALYQLFVRAGLPAGVLNLVHADGAETFTGLSHALDEGLVQKVGFTGSTEVGRAIGELCGRHLQNPCLELGGKNPMVVTEDADLDLAVEGALFAGFGTAGQRCTSLGTAIVHESVHAEFLRRFAAATAAAAVGDPTRDVLYGPLLDERFAASYEKYLGWITGGQRVYGATGRITADNPRAGFVGDPATGLFYHPVIVDGVRPGDDFFDHETFGPLVGVTSYGSLDEAIELANAPGYGLSSAIYTTDPKKAFAFRRGVGAGMVSVNNSTSGAEAHLPFGGNGRSGNGSRQSGMWVLDQFTRWQALNWDYSGRLQKAQLEVAVVPADLDFRL; encoded by the coding sequence ATGCTTCGTTCGATGATCGACGGCGGGCCGGTTCCGGCCGGCGCCCGCGTGCTGGACAGCCGCAACCCCGCCGACCTGGACGACGTCGTGGCGCAGGTGGTGCTCGCCGACCCGGCCACCATCACCGCGGCCGCCCGGTCCGCGCACGCCGCGCAGCGGGCTTGGGCCGACGTGCCCGCGCCGGTCCGCGGCCAGGTCGTCGCGAACATCGGCGCGCTGGTCGAGGCCAACGCCGAGGCACTGGCGCGGCTGGTCACCCGCGAGATCGGCAAGCCGCTTGCCGAATCGCGCGGCGAGGTGCAGGAGATCGTCGACACCTGCCGGTTCTTCCTCGGCGAGGGCCGCCGCCTCTACGGCCAGACCGTGCCGTCGGAGATGCCGGACAAGCAGCTGTTCACCTTCCGTGAACCGGTCGGCACCGCGATGATCATCACGGCGGGCAACTTCCCGGTCGCCGTGCCGTCCTGGTACCTGGTCCCCGCGCTGCTGTGCGGCAACACGGTGGTGTGGAAGCCCGCCCTGTACGCCGCGGCCGCCGCCGACGCCCTCTACCAGCTGTTCGTCCGGGCCGGGCTGCCCGCCGGAGTGCTGAACCTGGTGCACGCCGACGGCGCGGAGACCTTCACCGGCCTGTCCCACGCCCTGGACGAGGGACTGGTGCAGAAGGTCGGCTTCACCGGCTCGACCGAGGTCGGCCGGGCGATCGGCGAGCTGTGCGGCCGCCACCTGCAGAACCCGTGCCTGGAACTGGGCGGCAAGAACCCGATGGTGGTCACCGAGGACGCCGACCTCGATCTGGCGGTCGAGGGCGCGCTGTTCGCCGGGTTCGGCACCGCCGGCCAGCGGTGCACGTCGCTGGGCACCGCCATCGTGCACGAGTCGGTGCACGCCGAGTTCCTGCGCCGCTTCGCGGCGGCGACGGCCGCCGCCGCGGTCGGCGACCCGACCCGCGACGTCCTGTACGGACCGCTGCTCGACGAGCGCTTCGCCGCCTCGTACGAGAAGTATCTGGGTTGGATCACCGGCGGGCAGCGCGTGTACGGGGCGACCGGCCGGATCACCGCGGACAACCCCCGCGCCGGTTTCGTCGGCGACCCGGCGACCGGCCTGTTCTACCACCCGGTGATCGTCGACGGGGTGCGTCCCGGCGACGACTTCTTCGACCACGAGACGTTCGGCCCGCTCGTCGGCGTGACGAGCTACGGCTCCCTCGACGAGGCGATCGAACTGGCCAACGCCCCCGGATACGGGCTGTCCAGCGCGATCTACACGACGGACCCGAAGAAGGCGTTCGCGTTCCGGCGCGGCGTCGGCGCGGGCATGGTCAGCGTGAACAACTCGACGTCGGGCGCGGAGGCGCACCTGCCCTTCGGCGGCAACGGCCGCTCCGGCAACGGCAGCCGCCAGTCCGGCATGTGGGTGCTCGACCAGTTCACCCGCTGGCAGGCCCTGAACTGGGACTACTCCGGCCGCCTCCAGAAGGCACAGCTGGAGGTCGCCGTCGTCCCGGCCGACCTGGACTTCCGGCTGTAG
- a CDS encoding phosphotransferase family protein has product MTVNPYPPPTPETLHWLHHALGAPIAAVTPLVGGIAHAISAVDTADGRRYALRRWCRPGWQAEDPWFTPANEVAALTALSGTGLPVPEVVAVDPMGAQTDFPALLMTWLPGTMLPSATHRAAAEPPPSTDMLRQLVDAAHAVHAVDGTGVAPWEPYVVLADARPPAASTRPELWERAFTAGAAVGPPARSTLLHRDYHPGNTLWRDGRLTGIVDWTNASRGTPGYDFGYLRVNLLIAHGQVTAEALLPLLDDHDPSADLLAFLDMEWEGPHAAPLPVMESYLQRLL; this is encoded by the coding sequence ATGACGGTGAACCCGTATCCGCCACCGACGCCCGAGACGCTGCACTGGCTGCACCACGCGCTCGGTGCGCCGATCGCTGCGGTGACCCCGCTCGTGGGCGGTATCGCGCACGCCATCAGCGCCGTCGACACCGCCGACGGGCGGCGGTATGCGCTGCGCCGCTGGTGCCGGCCGGGTTGGCAGGCCGAGGATCCGTGGTTCACCCCGGCGAACGAGGTCGCCGCCCTCACCGCGCTGTCCGGCACCGGCCTGCCGGTGCCCGAGGTCGTGGCGGTGGACCCGATGGGCGCGCAGACCGACTTCCCGGCCCTGCTGATGACCTGGCTGCCCGGCACCATGCTGCCCAGCGCCACCCACCGCGCGGCCGCCGAACCGCCGCCGTCGACGGACATGCTGCGTCAGCTCGTCGACGCGGCACATGCCGTGCACGCCGTCGACGGCACGGGCGTCGCCCCGTGGGAGCCGTACGTCGTGCTCGCCGACGCCCGCCCGCCTGCCGCCAGCACCCGCCCCGAGCTGTGGGAACGGGCGTTCACGGCCGGCGCGGCCGTCGGGCCGCCGGCGCGGTCCACTCTGCTCCACCGCGACTACCACCCCGGTAACACGCTGTGGCGCGACGGCCGCCTCACCGGCATCGTCGACTGGACCAACGCCTCCCGCGGCACACCCGGTTACGACTTCGGCTACCTGCGCGTCAACCTGCTCATCGCGCACGGCCAGGTGACCGCCGAGGCCCTGCTGCCACTGCTCGACGACCACGACCCGTCCGCCGACCTGCTCGCCTTCCTCGACATGGAATGGGAGGGCCCGCACGCCGCCCCCCTCCCCGTCATGGAGTCCTACCTGCAACGCCTCCTGTGA
- a CDS encoding FkbM family methyltransferase has protein sequence MHQLQVDLLGVAEVLDTTGVGLDIALPNGVDLRRCDRATIADVGAATALMVLASPNTHTHGGRTDVEGLLRRLPPGGWAILLLGWNAEDLPGHWLVDLLQELSCRIVQVVRAEFDAVSGIETALVLTRVEPSTDLTPGNLYAVAEFGIAQLKHRVAALNSQLNRARLEITNTKSEISRIRSSTAYQAGQVLSAGRRSPLRGVVTVPRDLARIWRGRRSGSIGREIAPRKGSITVPIALPSSGAAADRPPLITITAPAKLIVPRYLAADGLAGYEPSSLACFLAATDVAGPGAVYDVGANIGIYAALASAMTDRPVFAFEPYPLLVDVARRFSDTNKLGYTTEAIALGAETGSATLYLSDQSDSSNSLNAGFRVSSRQIEVPVDTLDSHARRTGAVPAVIKVDTETSEPSVLAGATETITKHRPWVLCEVLAGRVEPDLERVLAPLGYRWYHVTDETPFRESVRIVGDRSYKDLMWLFAPEKPTGAFWDALLERREALAACTPDRARQLQAHQ, from the coding sequence ATGCATCAGCTTCAGGTCGATCTTCTGGGTGTCGCCGAGGTACTCGACACCACCGGCGTGGGCCTCGACATCGCACTCCCGAACGGCGTGGACCTTCGACGGTGTGACCGGGCAACGATCGCCGACGTCGGTGCCGCAACGGCCCTGATGGTCTTGGCGAGCCCGAATACCCACACGCATGGCGGCCGCACCGACGTGGAGGGATTGCTGCGGCGGCTCCCGCCCGGGGGGTGGGCCATCCTGTTGCTCGGCTGGAACGCCGAGGATCTGCCCGGCCACTGGCTCGTGGACTTGCTTCAGGAGCTGAGTTGCCGGATCGTGCAGGTCGTCCGGGCTGAGTTCGACGCGGTGAGCGGGATCGAGACCGCGCTCGTGTTGACACGTGTGGAACCCTCGACGGACCTCACCCCGGGCAACCTGTATGCAGTCGCCGAGTTCGGCATCGCGCAGCTGAAGCACCGGGTAGCGGCGCTGAACAGCCAGCTCAACCGCGCACGCCTGGAGATCACCAACACCAAGTCCGAGATCAGCAGGATCCGGTCCTCAACCGCCTACCAGGCCGGGCAGGTGCTCAGCGCGGGGAGGCGTTCTCCGCTCCGCGGCGTTGTCACGGTGCCGCGTGACCTGGCCCGGATCTGGCGTGGCCGTCGCTCGGGCTCGATCGGCCGCGAGATCGCTCCGAGGAAGGGCTCCATCACCGTCCCGATCGCGCTGCCCTCGTCCGGGGCCGCAGCCGACCGCCCGCCGTTGATCACGATCACGGCGCCGGCCAAGCTGATCGTGCCGCGATACCTTGCCGCCGACGGCTTGGCGGGCTACGAACCGTCGTCGCTGGCCTGTTTCCTCGCCGCGACCGATGTCGCCGGACCGGGCGCCGTCTACGACGTCGGCGCCAACATCGGCATCTACGCGGCGCTGGCCAGCGCCATGACCGACCGCCCGGTCTTCGCGTTCGAACCCTACCCGCTCCTGGTCGACGTGGCCCGGCGGTTCAGCGACACCAACAAGCTCGGCTACACCACGGAGGCCATCGCCCTCGGAGCGGAGACCGGAAGCGCCACACTGTACCTGTCCGATCAATCGGACAGCTCCAACTCTCTCAACGCGGGTTTCCGGGTGTCCTCGCGCCAGATCGAGGTTCCGGTGGACACCCTCGATTCCCATGCGCGCCGCACCGGCGCGGTGCCCGCGGTGATCAAGGTCGACACCGAGACGAGCGAGCCGAGCGTGCTCGCCGGCGCGACCGAGACGATCACGAAGCACCGGCCGTGGGTCCTGTGCGAAGTGTTGGCCGGCCGGGTCGAACCCGACCTGGAGCGCGTGCTCGCTCCGCTGGGATACCGGTGGTACCACGTCACCGACGAGACGCCGTTCCGGGAGTCCGTACGCATCGTCGGCGACCGGTCGTACAAAGACCTGATGTGGCTGTTCGCTCCTGAGAAGCCCACCGGGGCGTTCTGGGACGCACTGCTGGAACGGCGGGAGGCGCTAGCCGCCTGTACGCCCGATCGTGCACGCCAACTGCAAGCGCACCAATGA
- a CDS encoding S41 family peptidase, whose amino-acid sequence MQTPEVTAIVDRLRTLVEERYVFPDAAAEISARLAARRDGYPTDLAALAAAVTDDLQSVNGDKHLRLLHHAEPQPEQVPGDDAAEYAAMAQWAERTCGGVAAARRLPGDVGLLEITPVLFPAVLVGDVYAAAFTLLAPVRALIVDLRGCLGGEPSAVGLFMSYLWDHEPVQLTGMYERATDQVRQSWTHAHVPGRRYGRDRPLYVLTSGKTFSGGEALAYDVQQTGRGTVVGEQTRGGAHPREGFRLHPHLEATISVARAVNPVSGTNWESVGVTPDLVVTAEQALPTAYRAALEQVCTQGGPSAAEARAALDAGAQL is encoded by the coding sequence ATGCAGACCCCTGAGGTGACCGCCATCGTCGACCGGCTGCGGACCCTGGTCGAGGAGCGCTACGTGTTCCCCGACGCGGCCGCCGAGATCTCCGCGCGGCTGGCCGCCCGCCGCGACGGCTACCCCACCGACCTCGCCGCGCTCGCCGCGGCGGTCACCGACGACCTGCAGTCCGTCAACGGCGACAAGCACCTGCGGCTGCTGCACCACGCCGAACCACAGCCGGAGCAGGTCCCCGGCGACGACGCGGCCGAGTACGCGGCGATGGCGCAGTGGGCCGAGCGCACCTGCGGCGGAGTCGCCGCAGCGCGCCGCCTGCCCGGCGACGTCGGCCTGCTGGAGATCACGCCGGTGCTGTTCCCCGCCGTGCTCGTCGGCGACGTGTACGCCGCGGCGTTCACGCTGCTCGCACCGGTGCGGGCGCTGATCGTCGACCTGCGCGGCTGCCTGGGCGGCGAGCCGTCCGCGGTCGGGCTGTTCATGAGCTACCTGTGGGACCACGAGCCGGTGCAGCTGACCGGGATGTACGAGCGCGCCACCGACCAGGTGCGACAGTCGTGGACCCACGCCCACGTGCCCGGCCGCCGGTACGGCCGCGACCGGCCGCTGTACGTGCTGACCAGCGGGAAGACCTTCTCCGGGGGCGAGGCGCTCGCGTACGACGTACAGCAGACCGGCCGCGGCACCGTCGTCGGTGAGCAGACCCGCGGCGGCGCGCACCCGCGCGAGGGCTTCCGCCTGCACCCGCACCTGGAGGCGACGATCTCGGTCGCCCGCGCGGTCAACCCGGTCTCCGGCACGAACTGGGAGAGCGTCGGCGTGACGCCGGACTTGGTGGTCACGGCCGAGCAGGCCCTGCCGACGGCATACCGGGCCGCGCTCGAACAGGTCTGCACCCAGGGCGGACCCTCCGCAGCCGAAGCCCGCGCCGCGCTCGACGCAGGTGCCCAGCTCTGA